The following proteins are encoded in a genomic region of Nicotiana sylvestris chromosome 4, ASM39365v2, whole genome shotgun sequence:
- the LOC104233513 gene encoding uncharacterized protein yields MDGRKIADPVSIKEEFISFYKNLMGSSAKSLPAINKEIMQNGPKLTHDQQLSLITEVTEDEKSLAYSEAKGSASSSGIFHYWQDLQSHKLYNKYTCASKNRLQRVIASVISEAQAGFIPGRKISDNIILSHELVKAYTRKNFSPRCMIKIDLTKAYDFVEWIFLEEVMVELGFPSRF; encoded by the exons ATGGATGGAAGGAAGATAGCTGATCCTGTTAGCATTAAAGAGGAGTTCATCAGCTTTTATAAAAACCTTATGGGATCTTCTGCTAAGTCCTTACCAGCAATCAACAAAGAGATAATGCAAAATGGTCCCAAACTCACTCATGATCAGCAGCTTAGTCTAATTACTGAAGTGACAGAAGATGAG AAAAGCTTGGCCTATAGTGAAGCAAAAGGTAGTGCAAGCAGTTCAGGAATTTTTCATTACTGGCAAGATTTACAAAGCCATAAATTGTACAACAAGTACACTTGTGCCTCAA AAAACAGATTGCAAAGAGTAATTGCTAGTGTGATAAGTGAAGCTCAAGCAGGATTCATTCCAGGAAGGAAAATATCAGACAACATAATCCTATCTCATGAGCTTGTTAAGGCATACACAAGGAAGAACTTCTCTCCTAGGTGTATGATCAAGATTGATCTAACAAAAGCATATGATTTTGTGGAATGGATCTTCTTAGAAGAGGTGATGGTTGAGCTGGGATTCCCTAGCAGATTTTAA